A single genomic interval of Solimonas sp. K1W22B-7 harbors:
- a CDS encoding heme-binding protein → MKPRWLAWPLAALLAACGGGGGPSDDSGCTGSCATSNPQRLEVADVQRVIAQAVDEADARGALATIAVTDRVGNVLAVFQMTGADPALTVRSGRNTGTGLDGLTDVVPSSLGAIAKAVTGAYLSSEGNAFSTRTASQIVQDHFNPKERDQPGGPLFGVQFSQLPCSDLTLRLADATSAGPKRSPLGLSADAGGFPLYKAGTVVGGVGVIADGVYGLDLDIRGNDSDLDELIATAATAGFDAPQDRRANRITAGGLSLRYSDVGQSQTATGGRSTLTFAQASAQGSLLSVSGYYLAPAIGTGTRFGQAESGYQPSTVPAFADLDAFELVNGAPRFPPIAGTDGLLTQAEVTSVLRNALLNANHLRAQIRRPVGSLMRGTVSVVDTSGVILGVLRTRDAPVFGTDVSLQKARSALFFSSPTLGADLNAAGSVSYFIPDLGTATTPPVSFADYATALSAQLSPATLTGGFAFGARSIGNVARPFFPDGVEETGPGALSKPFARWSPFSTGLQLDLVYERIVQHVGFVAGLGVPDVGVGCSGPPAPALGFATTVPAKLDNGLQIFAGGVPIYRGNTLIGAVGVSGDGIDQDDLVAFLGVDGAARATGTLGNAPRALRIDTLDVPGGRLRYVQCPQAPFVDTDAQNVCQGK, encoded by the coding sequence GTGAAGCCGCGCTGGCTGGCCTGGCCGCTGGCGGCACTGCTCGCCGCCTGCGGCGGCGGTGGCGGCCCCAGCGACGACTCGGGCTGCACTGGCAGCTGCGCCACCAGCAACCCGCAGCGCCTGGAAGTGGCCGACGTGCAGCGCGTGATCGCCCAGGCGGTGGACGAGGCAGACGCACGGGGGGCGCTGGCCACCATCGCCGTGACCGATCGCGTCGGCAACGTGCTGGCGGTGTTCCAGATGACCGGTGCCGACCCGGCGCTGACGGTGCGCTCCGGCCGCAACACCGGCACCGGGCTCGACGGGCTGACCGATGTCGTCCCCAGCAGCCTGGGCGCGATCGCCAAGGCGGTGACCGGCGCCTATCTCAGCTCGGAGGGCAACGCCTTTTCCACCCGCACGGCCAGCCAGATCGTGCAGGACCATTTCAATCCGAAGGAAAGGGACCAGCCGGGCGGGCCGCTGTTCGGCGTGCAGTTCAGCCAGCTGCCCTGCAGCGACCTGACGCTGCGCCTGGCCGACGCCACCAGCGCCGGCCCCAAGCGCTCGCCGCTGGGCCTGTCGGCCGATGCCGGCGGTTTCCCGCTGTACAAGGCCGGCACCGTGGTCGGCGGCGTCGGCGTGATCGCCGACGGTGTCTACGGCCTGGACCTGGACATCCGCGGCAATGACAGCGACCTGGATGAACTGATCGCCACCGCCGCCACCGCCGGCTTCGATGCGCCGCAGGATCGCCGTGCCAACCGCATCACCGCCGGCGGCCTGTCGCTGCGCTACAGCGACGTCGGCCAGTCGCAGACCGCTACCGGCGGCCGCTCCACGCTGACGTTCGCCCAGGCCTCCGCGCAGGGCTCGCTGCTGTCGGTGTCCGGTTACTACCTGGCGCCCGCCATCGGCACCGGCACGCGCTTCGGACAGGCCGAGTCGGGCTACCAGCCCAGCACCGTGCCGGCCTTCGCCGATCTCGACGCCTTCGAACTGGTCAATGGCGCGCCGCGCTTCCCGCCGATCGCCGGCACCGACGGCCTGCTGACCCAGGCCGAGGTCACTTCCGTGCTGCGCAATGCCCTGCTCAACGCCAACCACCTGCGCGCGCAGATCCGCCGCCCGGTGGGCTCGCTGATGCGCGGCACGGTGTCGGTGGTGGACACCAGCGGCGTGATCCTGGGCGTGCTGCGCACCCGCGATGCGCCGGTGTTCGGCACCGACGTGTCGCTGCAGAAGGCGCGCAGCGCGCTGTTCTTCAGCTCGCCGACGCTGGGCGCCGACCTCAACGCCGCCGGCTCGGTCAGTTACTTCATTCCGGACCTCGGCACCGCGACGACGCCGCCGGTGAGCTTCGCCGACTACGCCACCGCGCTGTCGGCGCAGCTCAGCCCGGCGACGCTCACCGGCGGCTTCGCCTTCGGCGCGCGTTCCATCGGCAACGTCGCGCGGCCGTTCTTCCCCGACGGCGTCGAAGAAACCGGTCCTGGCGCGCTGTCGAAGCCCTTCGCCCGCTGGAGCCCCTTCTCCACCGGCCTGCAGCTGGACCTGGTCTACGAGCGCATCGTGCAGCACGTCGGCTTCGTCGCCGGGCTGGGCGTGCCCGACGTGGGCGTGGGCTGCTCGGGGCCGCCGGCACCAGCCCTGGGCTTTGCCACCACCGTGCCGGCAAAACTCGACAACGGCCTGCAGATCTTCGCCGGCGGCGTGCCGATCTATCGTGGCAACACCCTGATCGGCGCGGTCGGCGTCTCCGGCGACGGCATCGACCAGGACGACCTGGTGGCCTTCCTCGGCGTGGACGGCGCAGCCCGGGCCACGGGCACCCTCGGCAACGCCCCGCGCGCGCTGCGCATCGACACGCTCGATGTGCCCGGCGGCCGCCTGCGCTACGTGCAGTGCCCGCAGGCGCCCTTCGTCGATACCGACGCGCAGAACGTCTGCCAGGGCAAATGA